The Trichoderma asperellum chromosome 6, complete sequence region cGAATAAAAGTCTCATCCCTCTAGAGAATTGTAGAATGTagttttttacttataattatttgtCTTATTGTTCTGCACAATCTGCATCATGGCGTCCGATGATGAGCGCACCGCTCTGCTTGAGCCAGCCTATCGCCACGTCTCACCCGCAGTCTCTCGACGGCTATACGTGTCGCACTTTTTGTCAACTTGGAATTCTAGAGTTTTTGAGTTTGGCGCAGTGCTTTACCTGGCGACTGTTTTCCCGGGAACTTTGCTGCCAATGTCCTTGTATGCCTTGATTCGCGGTGTATCTGCAATCATCTTTGCGCCAGCGATTGGATGGTACATTGATACAGGCAACCGCCTTCAGGTTGTTCAAGTCTCCATAGGTGAGTCGTGCAACTAACTGCATAATTTAAGTCCATATCTCTGCATTCAAAAGGGGAATGATTGTATGATTTTTTGGTACCCTGTTCTCTCTCTAATACGCCGCAGTCTTCCAGAGGCTAGTAGTTGCAGCATCCTGTGCAGTCTTCTATATCCTCGCTGTCGATACACAATTTTCCTCTGGTGTAAGAGCAGGACTAGTCGCCGTCGTAACATTCTTTGCCTGTGTGGAGAAGCTATGTTCGATATTGAATCTAGTGTCTGTTGAAAAGGATTGGGTGAGCCAATGATGTCTAGCAACAGCAACGGTTTTGCAGCCATGTTCTCATGTCATTGAATCATACGCTAATGGCTGCAACTATATGTTATCAGGTTGTTGTCGTATCGGAACGAAATCCGGAAGTCCTTCGAGACATGAATGCGCAGATGCGACGAATCGACCTGCTCTGCAAATTATTTGGGCCTTTATTCATCGCCACGATAGACGCTTATTCGTCCCGGGTAGCTATCATTGCCAACTTTGCAATGAACGCAGCATCTATATTGATCGAGTACTTCGCCATCGCTCGGGTCTACTACGAAGTTCCAGAGCTACAAGAGGCAAAGATCAACGGACGGCACGAAGTTCCCGGGGAACCGGAAGCTCAGTCGTCTCACAACTCAAACCCTATTGTTAGTGCCATCTGGCAGCGACTGATCGCCATCATTCACAAATCGGCGCAGGATTTCTCTTTATATCTGAAGCATCGGGCGTTTCTCCCATCCATTGCCGGCGCAATCTTGTATTTCACGGTCCTTAGCTTTGGAGGCCAAATGGTTACGTATTTACTCTCTGCGGGCTATAGCTCCTTGCAGGTCGGCATTGCGAGAACGGTTGGCGTGGTATTTGAAGTCCTGGCCACGTGGGTGGCACCGTGGCTCATGGGACGAATCGGGGAGATCAGAGCGGGCCTCTGGATGAGCACCTGGCAGGTCACAATGCTGGTTGCGGGAGTATCTGTATTTTGGATGTTTGATATGAACAGCAACTCGCTCATAGCAGCAAGCGGCCTTGTGGGAGGCACCGTCTTGAGTCGTTTGGGCCTTCGAGGATTTGACCTCTGCGTCCAGCTCATCGTGCAAGAGGTATGGATATATGAACACTTTGTTGTGATTTCTGCGCAAAATCTCTCGTGCCATGTATCATCGCTAACGgcattgccatcatcattagGAAGTCGAAGCCGAGAATCGCGGCGTCTTCTCTTCCGTTGAGGCTGCTTGGCAAAGCGCCTTTGAGCTTCTCGCTTATACGTCCACCATTGTCTTTTCTCGCCCCGAGCAGTTCAAATGGCCGTCGCTCATCTCAACCATTGCCGTTGCGTCAGCCAGCAGTGCTTATGCAGCGTTTGTTTACCTGCGCCGAGGCCACTTGCTGCATCTCGAGGCTCTCACATGCTTACTGCGGGCCGAGAAGGGGAAACAGCGCGACCGAGAGAGTGACATTGAGCAAATCTCAGTTAGATCGGAGATGTAGAGAGATGCAGAGAGATGTGCTTGCTATTTTCGGTATCGCTTCATGTTCCACCAGCGTTGCTACCGTATTGCACAATTGATACTACTATCTACTACGTGTAGTAGTGTTCGTATTAGTTCTGCCGCCGTTTCttagaagaaaaggatgTTCCTTGCAAGTGAAGCATAATCGGTCACTCATTTTGGCAGCTGTTGCTGCGGGCGATATAAGCCGTAGCTCCATCGCCCGCTGCGTGGATCTTTTGCGGCTCGGGCAATTAAAATGAGAGGCACAAGCAGCATTTCCTCATAGGGCACCGAGCCGCATGGGACTGCCTCTGAACCGTGCCTGCGTGTGGCTGATGCACCGCCTGTCAGTTGCTGTCTGGCGATCGATTGGCGCTGCCGAAGCGAGAAATGCGCGCTGTGGCAGCACCTGTGGCggttttctgctgctgctgcagggcgCGCTCAGGCTCTGCGGCCACTAAGCCGCTTTGGGGACCGAGTGGCCTGTCGCACCGCCGGCACCTTCACTGACACTTCACCGAAGCCCACCAGAAATGGGCGGCCGATCCACGTGCAACGGCGCTCTCTCCACTTGGTCTTGAGCATCAAAGTCTCGCTGCGGCCTCGCTCGATGCCGCCGATTTCTACCATCGCACGGCCGCGAtgtttcttctcctgctctCTGCGCGTCCGTGCTAGTCCAGCTCGCCAGCTCTCGTCACATCGTCGGAGAACGCGATAGCCTCTAGGCAGGCCGGGTGCATGTGGGGTGACTTGGGGAACGCCCACTATTTGCGTGCGATTAGCCTCCGAGTGCTTGCCCAAGCGATTCCACCGGCAAGCAAACAATGAGCGATCAGCAGTCGTATGTCACCATCCGCGCACGGCAGCCCGCCGATGGAGCTGGTATATCTAATGGCGCCTCACCCGTACGTTGGAAAGCCGAACCCCCCTGCCATTTCCTTCCCTGTCTCTCTGTGTAATTTGGCGCATACaggcgaggaagaaaaagacagcGAGAGTGTGTGAGCATGAGAGAAGCAATGGGCTCACTGGATGTGCTACAGGGAATGGGCCCGCGAGATGCGTATGCTCGATCTGCAACCCATGACATTAGCCGAGCGAGCTTCCATGTGAAGCATATCGGGCAGTTTGCCCAGAGGCTCGAAGACGTGCGTTTGGACCAACCCCCCTTTACAATGGGGTAGCTGCGATCTAACTAAAGGAATGTGATAGTCAGCGGCGAGAGCGTTCCCAAACCGTGGACGGACATCTCAGCGGTACAAGAATGTCCAGTCGCTGCTGATGCATTGGGGCTCTGACGACCTGTTTGTTCTTCCCGAGCTCGAAGACTTGGGCAAGTGTCTGCGCGATGACTATGCATTTGGCACTGAAATCTACTCAATCCCATCAGAAAATTCTCATCTAGAGCTCATGATGAGAATTGGACAGCTGATAAGAGATCACGAATCACCCGATACGCTTTTTATTGTCTACTACGGCGGCCATGCTCGGATTGATGAGTCAAGACAGAGCACGTGGTGTGCGTAAGTATAACTTTGATCTCACTCATTCACTCAGATAGAGCTTCCGGCATAAGAACAGCTCTCTAACTTGGGTAACAGTACGCGAGATCCCGGCTCTCCTTGGCTACAGTGAGTATCTCAATTATGATCAGGGCCTTGAAAAGTGATCAAGCAAAGCATCCCCCTAACGTCTTCTAGATGGTCCGCGATCCAGACGCTCTTGGAAAGATCAAAATCCGACGTTCTCATCTTGTTAGACTGTTGTGCCGGGGCTGCTAGTGCCACATTC contains the following coding sequences:
- a CDS encoding uncharacterized protein (TransMembrane:11 (i39-57o63-81i93-112o124-145i173-191o197-220i278-304o310-331i343-365o371-389i445-464o)): MASDDERTALLEPAYRHVSPAVSRRLYVSHFLSTWNSRVFEFGAVLYLATVFPGTLLPMSLYALIRGVSAIIFAPAIGWYIDTGNRLQVVQVSIVFQRLVVAASCAVFYILAVDTQFSSGVRAGLVAVVTFFACVEKLCSILNLVSVEKDWVVVVSERNPEVLRDMNAQMRRIDLLCKLFGPLFIATIDAYSSRVAIIANFAMNAASILIEYFAIARVYYEVPELQEAKINGRHEVPGEPEAQSSHNSNPIVSAIWQRLIAIIHKSAQDFSLYLKHRAFLPSIAGAILYFTVLSFGGQMVTYLLSAGYSSLQVGIARTVGVVFEVLATWVAPWLMGRIGEIRAGLWMSTWQVTMLVAGVSVFWMFDMNSNSLIAASGLVGGTVLSRLGLRGFDLCVQLIVQEEVEAENRGVFSSVEAAWQSAFELLAYTSTIVFSRPEQFKWPSLISTIAVASASSAYAAFVYLRRGHLLHLEALTCLLRAEKGKQRDRESDIEQISVRSEM